One part of the Vicia villosa cultivar HV-30 ecotype Madison, WI linkage group LG6, Vvil1.0, whole genome shotgun sequence genome encodes these proteins:
- the LOC131614446 gene encoding F-box/kelch-repeat protein At3g06240-like, which yields MEKKRVNSVIMEILLRLPVKALSRFRCVCKSWLSLISNNNFATIHFEHAATHRRLFIKPYALQPLSIDVDSWLHDASSAYASLTLDFFRPKRPLEIRGSCRGFLFLHDGTYIYLLNPSTGLIKQIPDSPILLKDGYELLSGFVYDQPTDDYLIVSLFCEDDPAIKLMIFSLRANKWKPMEVASHLPDITTAVWDCVPKSGLSSNGSIHWIVYNQETFKNVIIAFDIKEMAMLEIPLPDDFISICNNFSIHYDLLEVGGLIGAWMNDLNTVKIYVMQEYGVHSSWTKIIQFSVDPVLHNDLYIACLTKCGDIVGTNSASGLVKFNDKGQLLKFMFSDISELVGHTESLFSLPGTGYA from the coding sequence ATGGAGAAGAAGAGAGTGAATAGCGTGATCATGGAAATTCTGTTGAGGTTACCGGTGAAGGCTCTATCACGTTTCAGGTGTGTCTGCAAATCATGGCTTTCTCTAATTTCTAATAACAATTTTGCTACTATACATTTTGAACATGCTGCCACACATAGACGTCTCTTTATAAAACCTTATGCCCTTCAACCTTTATCCATAGATGTTGATTCATGGCTTCACGATGCTTCTTCTGCATATGCTTCACTAACCCTTGATTTTTTTCGTCCCAAACGTCCTCTTGAAATAAGAGGTTCCTGTAGAGGATTTCTGTTTTTGCATGATGGCACATACATCTATCTATTGAATCCATCCACCggtttgatcaaacaaatacccGACTCTCCTATATTACTTAAGGATGGTTACGAACTTCTGTCTGGTTTTGTATATGACCAGCCCACTGATGATTACTTGATAGTTTCGTTATTCTGCGAAGATGATCCCGCaattaaattgatgattttctCATTGAGAGCTAATAAGTGGAAACCAATGGAGGTTGCTTCTCATTTGCCTGATATAACTACTGCTGTATGGGATTGTGTCCCTAAATCCGGGTTATCCTCGAATGGTTCTATTCATTGGATTGTTTATAATCAAGAGACCTTTAAGAATGTTATTATTGCCTTTGATATAAAGGAAATGGCAATGTTGGAGATACCTCTGCCAGATGATTTTATTagtatttgtaataatttttctATACATTATGATTTGTTGGAAGTTGGAGGACTTATCGGTGCATGGATGAATGACCTGAATACAGTCAAGATATATGTGATGCAAGAATATGGAGTGCATTCATCTTGGACTAAGATTATTCAATTTTCTGTTGATCCTGTTTTGCACAATGATTTATACATAGCATGCTTAACAAAGTGTGGTGATATAGTAGGAACAAATAGTGCAAGCGGATTGGTGAAGTTTAATGACAAAGGCCAGCTACTAAAGTTTATGTTTTCAGACATATCCGAATTGGTCGGGCATACAGAGTCTCTGTTTTCACTTCCCGGCACCGGTTACGCTTAG
- the LOC131614447 gene encoding uncharacterized protein LOC131614447: MQKEGWSRVSYRKRYVVRWDTFPFGGRNRNDSSGPVTSMYVSAFPEDYSAKNLFELFGCSGNVAEVAISPRRNKFGRRFAFARFTDVVDGRILAIRLDNILIESKKIHVNLPKFKREEWTKGGLNLSTAKREGFKGKEIDRGSGSVVQKRYSSTYVEAVGCASKGEVDIEVTGNDKVLLDFKTDNDLRRRFEKAYVGKVCVSGSAYNVQTHLEMEGVFAIKVTPLGGNKCLLEEREEGFIDDLIKEGETWWQSWFINIVKWEAGIIDSSRDAWFRIYGIPAHAWSSEFFVALAHSWGRFICVDDNTEKGEALDVARIMVNIPLSLSIPDCISVNIDGIMSKLFIREDVAGVYRSVVGNQVVQSSDEDSSESDYVWRDGTSVPDSNAGSEESTDSIQQFSSNVDTILKGPYIKDGLLDSADGASDSRFSKVDGGIFDCSVSVIRKSKEGCGQGSMAGGDVGVQSVSMRSVSKEVDGDKVDVKGVTPWVKSGDILGGVLSTVSQTVLHPVQEGLRPSMVRCSLDRNDTGGGKKI, from the coding sequence ATGCAGAAGGAAGGTTGGTCAAGAGTTTCTTATCGGAAACGTTATGTGGTGAGATGGGATACATTCCCGTTTGGTGGAAGAAATCGGAATGATTCTTCTGGCCCTGTAACTTCTATGTATGTTTCAGCTTTTCCAGAGGATTATTCAGCAAAGAATTTATTCGAATTATTTGGGTGCTCGGGCAACGTGGCAGAGGTCGCTATTTCTCCGAGAAGGAATAAGTTTGGTCGGCGGTTCGCTTTTGCTAGGTTCACCGATGTTGTAGATGGAAGGATTTTAGCGATTCGTTTGGATAACATTCTGATAGAGAGCAAGAAAATTCATGTTAATTTGCCCAAATTCAAAAGGGAGGAGTGGACGAAGGGGGGATTGAATCTATCTACAGCcaaaagggaaggttttaaaGGAAAGGAGATAGACAGGGGTAGCGGTTCTGTTGTGCAAAAGAGGTATTCTTCTACCTACGTAGAGGCAGTGGGTTGCGCCTCAAAGGGGGAGGTGGACATTGAGGTCACAGGGAATGACAAAGTGTTACTCGATTTCAAAACCGACAACGATTTACGAAGACGATTCGAAAAAGCTTATGTGGGTAAGGTGTGTGTTTCGGGTTCAGCTTACAACGTTCAAACTCATCTGGAGATGGAGGGAGTTTTCGCAATCAAAGTCACTCCTCTAGGCGGTAATAAGTGCTTATTAGAAGAAAGAGAGGAAGGCTTTATCGATGATTTGATAAAAGAGGGAGAAACGTGGTGGCAGTCTTGGTTTATAAATATTGTTAAGTGGGAGGCAGGTATAATTGACTCGTCAAGGGACGCTTGGTTCAGGATATACGGAATACCGGCTCATGCTTGGAGCTCCGAGTTTTTCGTAGCTTTGGCACATTCATGGGGAAGATTCATATGTGTTGATGACAATACGGAAAAAGGGGAGGCATTGGATGTGGCTAGAATCATGGTGAATATTCCGTTATCGTTATCTATTCCTGATTGCATTTCCGTCAACATCGACGGTATTATGAGCAAACTGTTCATTAGAGAAGACGTTGCAGGAGTGTATCGTTCGGTGGTTGGTAACCAAGTTGTGCAATCTTCTGATGAAGATTCCTCAGAATCCGATTACGTATGGCGCGATGGAACTTCTGTCCCAGATTCTAATGCAGGGTCCGAAGAATCTACAGACAGTATCCAACAATTTTCGAGTAACGTCGATACTATTCTGAAAGGTCCTTATATTAAAGACGGGTTACTTGACTCAGCCGATGGAGCGTCGGACTCTCGTTTCAGCAAGGTAGATGGTGGTATATTCGATTGTTCTGTCTCTGTTATTAGAAAATCTAAGGAAGGGTGCGGTCAAGGCAGTATGGCTGGTGGTGATGTTGGTGTCCAATCCGTCTCCATGAGGTCTGTTAGTAAGGAGGTGGACGGGGACAAGGTAGACGTGAAGGGTGTCACTCCGTGGGTGAAGAGCGGTGATATTCTAGGTGGTGTTCTTTCTACGGTTTCACAGACTGTGCTGCATCCGGTTCAGGAGGGTTTGAGACCCTCTATGGTTCGATGCTCTTTAGATAGAAATGATACAGGTGGAGGAAAGAAGATATAG